A single region of the Massilia sp. erpn genome encodes:
- a CDS encoding pre-peptidase C-terminal domain-containing protein, with product MRTVLAALAICAAGGMAAAGEVRYVYDETGRLVQVIAADGASVEYRYDAVGNIASVKKLSEATLAITEFSPNAGGAGIPVRIYGSGFDPSPAANTVRFNGVQAQVVSASKTELSVTVPAGATSGKISVGNAKGTASSVQDFKIGNQLAPVITSFSPTIGTRGTAVTINGSNFAADRAGNKVSFGNMLGNVSSAAVDKLVATVPGAGASGKVAVTTANGRGLSSEDFYAVPTGVNVADIEYTGRLQVGAAPQPVNIVNPGKKALLLFDGTPRDLLTLVSSGGNFAGSVNLTAYRNDGASFHSAGLSAASAIDLPALPAGGSYTLILSPGATDKGRIDLQLKPEARGTLVLDGDALPVTLTPGQNGRYTFTGRAGQGIGLGYLNVVTVPASQSIYYRVFNPDGTQLFSDSWSNSNSNTLPLLPVNGNYALQVDPSGVASASLQLIASSDLTGQLAADGPALTFNTSRVGQNGRYTFSGAAGQKFWLTFSNAAFAAGASVRVLKPDGSALESSSVSTGVSNLDIQALPVAGTYTVLIDPSGLTVGKVDIQLKSVPADKTGTIEINGAALPLELAVHQKAAITFSGTAGQRLGLGYTGVSTLPANQSIYYTVYKPDGTQLFSDSWSANNSNNLPVLPATGDYKIAVYSNNISASLNTTLTLSADIAGALEADGATVTHNSDRVGQNGRYTFSGAAGQKFWLTFSNGSFASSVNVNVLKPDGSSLVTGSVAKSSVDLDIPALPVAGTYTVFIDPPGIITGKVDLQLKGVPADRTGTIEIDGVPLALDLAVHQKAMISFNGTVGQRLGLGYTGVATIPVNQNIYYTVYKPDGTQLFSDSWSSNNSNNLPALPVAGEYKIAVYSNNVSASLKTTLTLSADLAAALEADGATVTHNSDRVGQNGRYTFTGSVGQKLWVTLSNGSFASGVSISVLKPDGSALVSSSVSKSVVNFDIPALPVAGTYTVLVDPSGIVTGKVDIQLKNVPVDRTGTIEINGESLPLDLAIHQKAVISFTGAAGQRLGLGYTNVATVPASQSISYVVLKPDGSQLFSDSWSNSNSNNLPVLPVAGEYKISIAPSNIAASASLVLTASADIAGVLTVDAAPLTFITARVGQNGRFTFSGEAGQKLWLTLANGNFPSSVSVSVLKPDGSALVSTSVSTSVNNLDIPALPAAGTYTVFIDPSGIVTGKVDVQLKGVPADQVIPIAVDGSPVVLDMAVHQRATLSFDGVAGQRLGLGYTNMSTVPASQSIYYTVYKPDGSQLFSDSWTSNNSNNLPVLPVSGGYKIAVYTSNIAASFKVTVGLSADLPGALETDGPALTFNTSRVGQNGRFTFNGTAGKKYWLTFSNGALTAGISVSILKPDGSSLASTSASNSTSYFDIPVLPADGVYSIFLDPSGVTVGKVDVQLKSVPADFEAALAIDGAPVTLDLAVHQRAALSFNGSAGQRLGAGYTGLSTVPVSQSVYFTVFKPDGTQLFSDSWSSNNSNNWPALPVGGSYKLIVYGAALNSAVKATVTLSADAAGVLAPGAAPLQFLSTRPGQNARYSFSGDVGQRLWLTYSGATFSGGASIYVYKPDGSSLASTSSSSTTDLDLPALPVAGTYTVFIDPAAASVGQANVQLRAVPADSTAAIAVDGAPVALDLQLHQKAVLSFDGVAGQRLGLGYTGYATVPASQSISYRVLKPDGSQLFSDSWSNNNSNDLPVLPVGGTYTVHVQPPATATAKVTISLSADAPGTLVPGGAAVRFASSRAGQNGRFTFAGTAGQTGPLQFSGGTFPSSASIYVYKPDGSALTSTSVSTSGTLNLPALSVAGTYTVFINPSAATTGQVDIQLK from the coding sequence ATGCGCACCGTGCTGGCGGCGCTGGCCATTTGTGCGGCCGGCGGTATGGCGGCGGCCGGCGAGGTCCGTTACGTCTATGACGAAACCGGACGGCTGGTGCAGGTCATCGCCGCCGACGGTGCCAGCGTCGAATACCGCTACGACGCCGTGGGCAATATCGCCAGCGTCAAAAAGCTGAGCGAAGCCACGCTTGCCATTACCGAGTTCTCGCCCAATGCGGGCGGCGCCGGCATCCCGGTGCGGATTTACGGCAGCGGCTTCGATCCCAGCCCTGCCGCCAACACGGTGCGCTTCAATGGCGTCCAGGCCCAGGTGGTCAGCGCCAGCAAGACCGAGCTGTCGGTGACGGTGCCGGCCGGCGCCACGAGCGGCAAGATCAGCGTCGGCAACGCCAAAGGTACGGCCAGCAGCGTGCAGGACTTCAAGATTGGCAACCAGCTGGCGCCCGTCATCACCTCCTTCTCGCCCACCATCGGCACGCGCGGTACGGCCGTGACGATCAACGGCAGCAATTTCGCCGCCGACCGCGCCGGCAACAAGGTCAGTTTCGGCAATATGCTGGGCAATGTCAGCAGCGCCGCCGTGGACAAGCTGGTGGCCACGGTGCCCGGCGCGGGCGCCTCGGGCAAGGTGGCCGTGACCACGGCGAATGGCCGGGGGCTCAGCAGCGAGGACTTTTATGCCGTGCCGACCGGTGTGAATGTGGCCGACATCGAATACACCGGCCGCCTGCAAGTGGGCGCGGCGCCGCAACCCGTGAACATTGTCAATCCGGGCAAGAAAGCCCTGTTGCTGTTCGACGGCACGCCGCGCGACCTGCTTACCCTGGTTTCTTCCGGCGGTAATTTCGCCGGCAGCGTGAATCTCACCGCCTACCGCAATGACGGCGCCAGCTTCCATTCCGCCGGCCTGAGCGCGGCCAGCGCCATCGACCTGCCGGCGCTGCCGGCCGGCGGCAGCTATACGCTGATCCTCAGCCCCGGCGCCACCGACAAGGGCAGGATCGATCTGCAACTGAAGCCGGAAGCGCGCGGCACGCTGGTGCTGGATGGCGACGCGTTGCCGGTGACGCTGACGCCGGGCCAGAACGGCCGCTACACCTTCACCGGTCGCGCAGGGCAGGGTATTGGCCTGGGCTATCTCAACGTGGTGACCGTACCGGCCAGCCAGAGTATCTACTACCGCGTCTTCAATCCGGATGGCACGCAGCTGTTCAGCGACAGCTGGAGCAACAGCAATAGCAACACGCTGCCGCTGCTGCCCGTGAATGGCAATTACGCGCTGCAGGTTGACCCGAGCGGCGTCGCCAGCGCCAGCCTGCAGCTGATCGCGTCCTCCGACTTGACCGGGCAACTGGCGGCCGATGGACCGGCACTGACTTTCAATACCAGCCGCGTAGGCCAGAACGGCCGCTATACCTTCAGCGGCGCGGCGGGCCAGAAATTCTGGCTGACCTTCTCCAACGCAGCCTTCGCTGCCGGCGCCAGCGTGCGCGTGCTGAAACCGGATGGCAGCGCGCTGGAATCGAGTTCCGTCAGTACGGGCGTCAGCAATCTGGATATCCAGGCCTTGCCGGTGGCCGGCACCTACACGGTGCTGATCGACCCGAGCGGCCTTACCGTCGGCAAAGTGGATATCCAGCTCAAATCCGTGCCGGCCGATAAGACTGGAACCATCGAGATCAATGGTGCGGCATTACCGCTGGAACTGGCCGTCCACCAGAAAGCCGCGATCACCTTCAGCGGCACGGCGGGCCAGCGTCTGGGCCTGGGTTATACCGGCGTCTCGACCCTGCCGGCCAACCAGAGCATCTATTACACCGTCTACAAACCGGACGGCACGCAGCTGTTCAGCGACAGCTGGAGCGCGAACAACAGCAATAATCTGCCAGTCCTGCCGGCGACGGGCGACTACAAGATCGCCGTCTACAGCAACAATATCAGTGCCTCGCTGAATACCACGCTGACCCTGTCGGCCGATATCGCAGGCGCGCTGGAAGCCGATGGCGCCACCGTCACGCACAATAGCGACCGCGTGGGCCAGAACGGGCGCTATACCTTCAGCGGCGCGGCCGGACAGAAATTCTGGCTGACCTTCTCCAACGGCAGTTTTGCCTCCAGCGTCAACGTGAACGTGCTGAAACCGGACGGCAGCTCGCTGGTCACCGGTTCGGTCGCCAAGTCCTCGGTCGACCTGGATATTCCCGCTTTGCCCGTTGCAGGCACCTACACGGTCTTCATCGACCCGCCCGGCATCATCACCGGCAAAGTGGACCTCCAGCTGAAAGGCGTGCCGGCCGACAGGACGGGCACGATCGAGATCGACGGCGTGCCGCTGGCGCTGGATCTGGCGGTCCACCAGAAGGCCATGATCAGCTTTAATGGCACGGTTGGCCAGCGCCTGGGCCTGGGCTATACCGGCGTGGCGACGATACCGGTCAACCAAAACATCTATTACACCGTCTACAAGCCCGATGGCACGCAGTTGTTCAGCGACAGCTGGAGTAGTAATAACAGCAATAACCTGCCTGCATTGCCGGTGGCGGGTGAGTACAAGATCGCCGTGTACAGCAATAACGTCAGCGCTTCGCTGAAAACCACGCTGACCTTGTCGGCCGATCTTGCGGCCGCGCTGGAAGCCGATGGCGCCACCGTTACGCACAACAGCGACCGCGTAGGACAGAATGGCCGCTATACGTTCACGGGCAGCGTGGGCCAGAAGCTGTGGGTGACGCTGTCCAACGGCAGTTTCGCTTCCGGCGTCAGCATCTCGGTGCTGAAGCCGGACGGCTCCGCGCTGGTTTCCAGCTCGGTCAGCAAGTCCGTTGTGAACTTCGATATTCCGGCGCTGCCGGTGGCCGGGACGTACACCGTCCTGGTCGATCCAAGCGGCATCGTCACCGGCAAGGTGGATATCCAGCTGAAGAATGTGCCGGTCGACAGGACCGGTACGATCGAGATCAACGGCGAGTCCCTGCCGCTCGATCTGGCCATCCACCAGAAAGCCGTGATCAGCTTTACCGGTGCGGCGGGACAGCGCCTGGGCCTGGGTTATACCAATGTGGCGACTGTCCCGGCCAGCCAGAGTATTTCCTACGTCGTGCTGAAACCGGACGGCAGCCAGCTGTTCAGCGACAGCTGGAGCAACAGCAATAGCAACAACCTGCCGGTGCTGCCGGTGGCGGGCGAGTACAAGATCAGCATCGCGCCATCCAATATCGCCGCTTCCGCCAGCCTGGTGCTGACAGCATCGGCCGATATCGCGGGCGTGCTGACCGTCGATGCCGCGCCGCTCACCTTCATCACGGCGCGCGTGGGGCAGAACGGCCGCTTCACTTTCAGCGGCGAGGCAGGGCAGAAGCTGTGGCTGACACTGGCCAACGGTAACTTCCCTTCCAGCGTCAGCGTCAGTGTGCTGAAACCCGATGGCAGCGCGCTGGTCTCGACTTCGGTCTCCACCTCGGTCAACAATCTGGATATTCCCGCCTTGCCGGCGGCAGGTACTTACACGGTCTTCATCGACCCGAGCGGCATCGTTACCGGCAAAGTCGACGTGCAGCTGAAAGGCGTGCCGGCCGACCAGGTGATTCCGATCGCTGTCGATGGCAGCCCGGTGGTGCTCGATATGGCGGTGCACCAGCGTGCCACATTGAGCTTTGACGGCGTGGCGGGGCAGCGTCTTGGCCTTGGCTATACCAATATGTCGACCGTGCCGGCCAGCCAGAGCATCTACTACACTGTCTATAAGCCGGATGGCAGCCAGCTGTTCAGCGACAGCTGGACCTCGAACAACAGCAACAACCTGCCAGTTCTGCCGGTCAGCGGCGGCTACAAGATTGCCGTCTACACCAGCAATATCGCGGCCTCCTTCAAGGTGACGGTGGGTCTCTCGGCCGATTTGCCGGGTGCGCTGGAGACCGACGGCCCGGCACTGACCTTCAATACCAGCCGCGTAGGCCAGAACGGGCGCTTCACCTTCAACGGCACGGCGGGCAAGAAATACTGGCTGACCTTCTCGAATGGCGCACTGACGGCCGGTATTAGTGTCAGCATATTGAAGCCGGACGGCAGCTCGCTGGCCAGCACTTCGGCCAGCAACTCGACCTCGTACTTCGATATTCCAGTGCTGCCGGCCGATGGCGTGTACAGCATCTTCCTCGACCCAAGCGGTGTCACGGTTGGCAAGGTCGACGTACAGCTGAAGAGCGTTCCTGCCGATTTCGAGGCGGCGCTGGCCATTGATGGCGCGCCGGTCACGCTTGACCTGGCTGTCCATCAGCGCGCCGCGCTGAGTTTTAACGGAAGCGCCGGCCAGCGCCTGGGCGCGGGCTACACGGGCTTGAGCACCGTCCCGGTCAGCCAGTCGGTCTACTTTACCGTCTTTAAACCGGACGGCACCCAGCTGTTCAGCGATAGCTGGAGCTCGAACAACAGCAATAACTGGCCCGCCTTGCCGGTCGGCGGCAGCTATAAGCTGATCGTCTACGGTGCTGCGCTGAACAGCGCGGTGAAGGCCACGGTGACGCTGTCGGCCGATGCCGCCGGCGTGCTGGCGCCGGGCGCCGCGCCGCTGCAATTCCTCAGCACGCGGCCTGGCCAGAATGCTCGCTACAGTTTCAGCGGCGATGTCGGCCAGCGCCTGTGGCTGACGTATTCCGGCGCCACTTTCTCCGGCGGCGCCAGCATCTATGTGTATAAACCGGACGGCAGCAGCCTGGCTTCGACCAGTTCCAGCAGCACCACGGATCTGGACTTGCCCGCCTTGCCGGTGGCTGGCACGTATACCGTGTTCATCGACCCTGCCGCGGCTTCGGTGGGCCAGGCCAATGTGCAGCTGCGCGCCGTGCCGGCCGATAGCACGGCGGCTATCGCCGTCGACGGCGCACCGGTGGCGCTCGACCTGCAACTGCACCAGAAAGCGGTACTGAGCTTCGATGGCGTTGCCGGACAGCGCCTGGGCCTGGGCTACACAGGCTACGCCACGGTGCCGGCCAGCCAGTCCATCAGCTACCGCGTGCTCAAGCCGGACGGCAGCCAGTTGTTCAGCGATAGCTGGAGCAATAACAACAGCAACGATCTGCCAGTCTTGCCGGTCGGCGGAACCTATACCGTGCATGTGCAGCCGCCCGCCACGGCCACGGCGAAGGTGACGATCAGCTTGTCGGCCGATGCGCCAGGCACCCTGGTGCCAGGCGGGGCGGCCGTACGCTTCGCCAGCAGCCGCGCTGGGCAGAACGGGCGCTTCACTTTCGCCGGCACGGCGGGGCAGACCGGACCGCTGCAATTCAGCGGCGGCACCTTCCCGTCTTCTGCCAGCATCTATGTCTACAAGCCCGATGGTAGCGCCCTGACCAGCACCAGCGTCAGCACCAGCGGCACGCTGAATCTGCCGGCCTTGTCCGTTGCCGGAACTTATACCGTTTTCATCAATCCTTCTGCTGCCACCACCGGCCAGGTCGATATCCAGTTGAAGTGA